In the Arcobacter arenosus genome, one interval contains:
- a CDS encoding ABC transporter permease, whose protein sequence is MNLFTDGFKEAIELLTSGNESVYSAITTTITVSSWSLMISLIIGLPLGFFLGYYNFKGKAVVKTIVDTLLALPTVVIGLIAYTMLSQVGPFGKYDLLFSQQAIIIGQVVLGLPIIIALTAAVVEAVDKRLYLSLKGLGAKPRQIMFATLEEARFGLMTAAMTAYGRIITEIGISMMVGGNIKYHTRTVTTAIALETGKGEFVTGIALGLVLFAVALIVNISLSLLKRRWTQ, encoded by the coding sequence ATGAATCTATTTACTGATGGTTTCAAAGAGGCTATAGAGTTACTAACTTCTGGTAATGAGAGTGTATACTCTGCTATTACTACGACAATAACAGTATCTTCATGGTCTTTGATGATTAGTTTAATTATTGGACTACCTTTAGGATTTTTCCTTGGGTATTATAACTTTAAAGGTAAGGCAGTAGTAAAAACAATTGTTGATACACTTTTAGCCTTACCAACAGTTGTAATTGGTTTAATTGCATATACTATGTTATCTCAAGTTGGACCATTTGGTAAATACGATTTACTCTTTTCTCAACAAGCAATTATTATTGGTCAAGTTGTATTAGGACTTCCAATCATAATTGCTTTAACAGCAGCTGTTGTAGAAGCAGTTGACAAACGTCTTTATTTATCTTTAAAAGGATTAGGAGCAAAACCTAGACAAATTATGTTTGCTACCTTAGAAGAGGCTAGATTTGGTCTTATGACAGCAGCAATGACTGCATATGGAAGAATCATAACTGAAATTGGTATTTCTATGATGGTTGGTGGAAATATCAAATATCATACAAGAACTGTTACAACTGCTATTGCCCTTGAAACAGGGAAAGGTGAATTTGTAACTGGAATTGCATTAGGACTTGTTTTATTTGCAGTAGCATTAATAGTAAATATTAGTTTATCACTACTTAAAAGGAGATGGACTCAATGA
- a CDS encoding energy-coupling factor ABC transporter ATP-binding protein: MSTLYELRNIEQYYDDKKVLSVESLKLEENQIIGFFGPNGSGKSTLFSLLSFINKPTNGYLNYNGIDNRKIDNETKMSIVMVPQNPYLLKRTVFENIAFGLKLRNKTNNIEEKVEEALSLVGLDSSFKYRKWSQLSGGEAQRVALAARLILKPKVLILDEPTTGVDTNSAQLIKEAILSAKQKWNTTILISSHDHNWLNKICDKKVALYQGRLIESGSVNLLFAPWEKDEDGNLVKFFLDGQFLRIENSESKKKDSVAMIDSNDITICRKDCENMFNKNTIIGLVSSISQQDSIDYLLVEFSIGGISFSCRISRDVMQEQRFLPGDRIYVNINTSNIHWI, translated from the coding sequence ATGAGTACACTTTATGAATTAAGAAATATAGAACAGTATTATGATGATAAAAAAGTACTTAGTGTTGAAAGTCTAAAACTGGAAGAAAATCAGATTATTGGTTTTTTTGGACCAAATGGAAGTGGTAAATCAACTTTATTTTCTTTATTATCTTTTATAAATAAACCCACAAATGGATATTTAAATTATAATGGAATAGATAATAGAAAAATAGATAATGAAACTAAAATGAGTATTGTTATGGTACCCCAAAATCCATATCTATTAAAAAGAACTGTTTTTGAAAACATTGCATTTGGTTTAAAACTTAGAAATAAAACAAATAATATTGAAGAAAAAGTTGAAGAAGCTTTATCTTTAGTAGGTCTTGATAGCTCTTTTAAATATAGAAAATGGAGCCAATTATCAGGTGGTGAAGCTCAAAGAGTTGCCCTTGCAGCTAGACTTATTTTAAAACCAAAGGTTTTAATCCTTGATGAGCCTACAACGGGTGTTGATACAAACTCTGCTCAACTTATAAAAGAAGCAATTTTAAGTGCAAAACAAAAATGGAATACAACTATATTAATTTCAAGTCATGACCATAATTGGCTAAATAAAATTTGCGATAAAAAAGTTGCACTTTATCAAGGACGACTAATAGAAAGTGGTAGTGTAAATCTATTATTTGCTCCATGGGAAAAAGATGAAGATGGTAATTTAGTTAAGTTTTTCCTTGATGGCCAATTTCTTAGAATTGAAAATAGTGAATCAAAGAAAAAAGATTCTGTTGCAATGATAGATTCAAATGATATAACTATTTGTAGAAAAGATTGTGAAAATATGTTTAATAAAAACACTATAATAGGACTTGTTTCTTCAATTTCACAACAAGATTCAATTGATTATTTATTAGTTGAATTTTCAATAGGAGGAATCTCTTTTTCGTGTAGAATTAGTAGAGATGTGATGCAAGAACAAAGATTTTTACCAGGTGATAGAATATATGTTAATATTAATACTTCAAATATACATTGGATATAA
- a CDS encoding sodium-dependent tyrosine transporter: MFIKLNDRVYLNMAKITRMKIDHVEDGIRVRFYEGQDQVAKSKRFETTDDASAWIEELLKQVK, encoded by the coding sequence ATGTTTATAAAATTAAATGATAGAGTTTATCTTAATATGGCAAAAATCACTAGAATGAAAATTGACCATGTTGAAGATGGAATTAGAGTTAGATTTTATGAAGGTCAAGACCAAGTTGCAAAATCAAAAAGATTTGAAACTACTGATGATGCGTCAGCTTGGATTGAAGAACTTTTAAAACAAGTAAAATAG
- the yedF gene encoding sulfurtransferase-like selenium metabolism protein YedF, producing the protein MNLDCKGLVCPEPVLKTKKALEELEENSVLEVLVDNIASQENVIRFATKQGYTSEVEDLGNNEFKVTIVKGYGCSVDTKDSLNESNFLNKTVFIKDDKVGEGELGSMLIVGFLKSILELPKLPKTIICVNKGVLLTTADENSDIIEIFKNLEEKGVEIFSCGVCLEFYEVANKLNVGKIGNAYGTVETLLNSEGTITL; encoded by the coding sequence ATGAATTTAGATTGCAAAGGTTTAGTTTGCCCAGAACCTGTTCTAAAAACAAAAAAAGCTTTAGAAGAATTAGAAGAAAACTCAGTATTAGAAGTTTTAGTAGATAATATTGCCTCACAAGAAAATGTTATAAGGTTTGCCACAAAACAAGGCTATACTTCTGAAGTTGAAGATTTAGGTAATAATGAATTTAAAGTAACTATTGTAAAAGGTTATGGGTGTAGTGTTGATACAAAAGATTCTTTAAATGAATCAAATTTTTTAAATAAAACAGTTTTTATAAAAGATGATAAAGTAGGTGAGGGTGAATTAGGTTCTATGCTTATAGTTGGTTTCTTAAAAAGTATACTTGAGTTACCAAAATTACCTAAAACAATTATTTGTGTAAACAAAGGTGTATTACTAACAACAGCAGATGAAAATAGTGATATCATTGAAATATTTAAAAACTTAGAGGAAAAAGGTGTAGAGATTTTCTCTTGTGGTGTTTGTTTAGAGTTTTATGAAGTTGCCAATAAACTTAATGTTGGTAAAATAGGAAATGCCTATGGAACTGTAGAGACATTATTAAATAGTGAAGGAACTATAACTTTATAA